A window of Cucurbita pepo subsp. pepo cultivar mu-cu-16 chromosome LG06, ASM280686v2, whole genome shotgun sequence contains these coding sequences:
- the LOC111797084 gene encoding long chain acyl-CoA synthetase 9, chloroplastic-like, with translation MSAYIVGALLPIVVTLVLRHSKKAKKRGLPVDAGGEPGFAVRNIKYTSPVETAWEGVLTLAELFEYSCKQHQDRRLLGTRKLISIETEVTADGRSFDKVHLGDYEWLTYGQAFEAVCSFASGLVQIGHNKGERAAIFADTREEWFIALQGCLRRNITVVTIYASLGEEALCHSLNESEVTTVICGQKELNKLLGISGRLKTVKNVICMDEIPQSIINSEKDGNWKIASFSKVQLLGQECNVGAELPISTDIAVIMYTSGSTGLPKGVMMTHANVLATVSAVMTIVPGLGKKDTYLAYLPMAHILELAAESVMAAVGCAIGYGSPLTLTDTSNKIKRGTKGDATALVPTVMTAVPAILDRVREGVLKKLNVTGGLAKKLFDLAYSRRLSAMNGSWFGAWGLEKLFWNFLVFRKVRAILGGRLRFLLSGGAPLSGDTQRFINICLSAPIGQGYGLTETCAGGTFSEFDDLTVGRVGAPLPCSFVKLIDWPESGYLTSDLPRPRGEIVIGGPNVTLGYFKNEEKTRESYKVDAKGMRWFYTGDIGQFHADGCLEIIDRKKDIIKLQHGEYVSLGKVESALSVSPYVDNIMVHADPFHSYCVALVVASQQAVEAWASKQGIDTNDFSELCRKEEVVKEVQASLVKEAKKARLEKFEIPAKIKLLSNPWTPESGLVTAALKLKRDVTRKAFSEDLSKLYA, from the exons ATGAGTGCATACATCGTTGGTGCTCTCTTACCTATTGTAGTTACACTTGTCTTACGGCATTCcaaaaaagcaaagaaaagagGATTGCCTGTTGATGCTGGTGGAGAGCCTGGGTTTGCTGTTCGGAATATTAAGTACACTTCGCCTGTGGAAACAGCATGGGAAGGTGTCCTTACTCTTGCTGAACTGTTTGAGTACTCATGCAAGCAGCACCAAGACAGACGCTTACTTGGAACCCGCAAATTGATCTCAATAGAAACTGAGGTAACTGCAGATGGAAGATCCTTTGATAAGGTTCATTTGGGCGACTATGAGTGGCTAACATATGGCCAAGCATTTGAAGCCGTGTGTAGCTTTGCTTCTGGACTAGTGCAAATTGGGCATAATAAGGGAGAACGTGCAGCAATCTTTGCTGACACTAGAGAAGAATGGTTTATTGCTTTGCAG GGATGCCTTAGACGCAATATCACTGTTGTAACTATCTATGCATCTTTAGGGGAAGAGGCATTATGTCACTCGCTGAACGAG tcNGAAGTCACGACTGTGATATGTGGCCAGAAAGAGCTGAATAAACTGTTAGGTATCAGTGGACGGCTTAAGACAGTGAAGAATGTGATATGTATGGATGAGATTCCTCAAAGCATTATAAACTCTGAGAAGGACGGGAACTGGAAAATTGCCTCATTTTCTAAAGTTCAATTGCTTGGCCAAGAATGTAATGTGGGTGCCGAGTTACCCATTTCAACTGACATTGCTGTTATAATGTATACAAGCGGAAGCACTGGATTACCCAAG GGTGTGATGATGACACATGCAAATGTCCTGGCCACAGTTTCTGCTGTCATGACTATAGTTCCTGGTCTAGGGAAGAAGGATACCTATCTCGCATACTTACCTATGGCTCATATCCTTGAGTTAGCAGCAGAG AGTGTAATGGCTGCTGTTGGATGTGCTATTGGATATGGGTCTCCTTTGACACTTACTGATACATCTAACAAGATTAAACGAGGGACAAAGGGCGATGCAACTGCTCTTGTGCCAACAGTAATGACTGCTGTCCCAGCAATTTTAGATCGTGTTCGAGAAGGGGTTCTTAAAAAG TTGAATGTGACAGGTGGATTAGCAAAGAAATTGTTTGATTTGGCATATTCTCGTAGGCTATCTGCCATGAATGGTAGTTGGTTTGGGGCTTGGGGTCTGGAAAAGCTTTTTTGGAActttcttgtgtttagaaagGTACGAGCAATTCTGGGAGGCCGGCTTCGTTTTCTGTTGTCTGGAGGGGCTCCCCTTTCTGGCGATACCCAAAGATTCATCAACATCTGTCTCAG TGCTCCAATAGGGCAGGGTTATGGTCTTACTGAGACTTGTGCTGGTGGGACATTCTCCGAGTTTGATGACTTAACCGTTGGTCGAGTAGGAGCTCCACTTCCTTGCTCATTTGTTAAG TTGATTGATTGGCCCGAAAGTGGATACTTAACCAGTGATTTGCCAAGGCCACGGGGAGAAATTGTAATTGGTGGCCCAAATGTTACACTTGGATATttcaaaaatgaagaaaaaactaGAGAATCATACAAG GTCGATGCGAAGGGAATGCGGTGGTTCTACACCGGTGACATAGGACAATTTCATGCTGATGGTTGCCTTGAAATTATTGACCGCAAAAAGGATATAATTAAACTTCAACATGGAGAATATGTTTCTCTGGGGAAG GTTGAATCTGCACTCAGTGTGAGCCCATATGTTGACAATATCATGGTGCACGCTGATCCTTTTCATAGTTACTGTGTTGCTCTTGTTGTGGCCTCTCAACAAGCAGTAGAAGCGTGGGCTTCTAAGCAAGGAATTGATACAAATGATTTCTCTGAACTCTGTCGTAAAGAAGAAGTAGTGAAGGAAGTGCAAGCTTCACTCGTAAAG GAAGCAAAGAAAGCACGATTAGAGAAGTTTGAGATCCCTGCAAAGATCAAATTGCTGTCTAACCCATGGACGCCTGAATCTGGGCTTGTTACTGCAGCGCTCAAGCTTAAAAGAGATGTAACTAGAAAGGCTTTCTCCGAAGACCTCTCTAAATTATATGCTTGA
- the LOC111796461 gene encoding uncharacterized protein At4g08330, chloroplastic-like translates to MRQSPVFEDDHVEGTHVRAFSSPSLCPSSSRRDVYYSCGACGYELNLSSSNRNISTIGSKYGKSIKRGIISFLNIDESRFTQVDQLQCVPHFSKHSWGLFQRRIKLLCRKCGNHIGNAYTSHTSSSPLVSDGSDSSLPNEVSRCMKYEVKIRALQPSSSHETSLPVI, encoded by the exons ATGAGACAGTCGCCGGTCTTCGAAGACGATCACGTCGAAGGAACTCACGTTCGGGCCTTTTCGTCGCCTTCGCTCtgcccttcttcttctcgcAGAGATGTTTATTACAG CTGTGGTGCTTGTGGATATGAACTGAACTTGAGCTCTTCTAACCGCAATATATCGACCATTGGCTCTAAATATGGAAAATCAATAAAGCGAGGGATCATATCGTTTCTAAACATCGACGAGAGCAGATTTACACAGGTTGATCAACTTCAATGTGTGCCTCATTTCTCGAAGCACTCTTGGGGTCTGTTTCAACGTAGAATCAAACTACTGTGTCGAAAATGTGGAAACCATATTGGAAATGCATACACTAGCCATACTTCCTCCTCCCCACTTGTTTCAGATGGATCAGATTCATCTTTGCCTAATGAAGTCTCTAGGTGCATGAAATATGAAGTGAAAATTCGTGCGTTACAACCCTCGTCCTCCCACGAAACCAGTCTCCCAGTTATTTAA